One region of Citrus sinensis cultivar Valencia sweet orange chromosome 6, DVS_A1.0, whole genome shotgun sequence genomic DNA includes:
- the LOC102612986 gene encoding rhomboid-like protein 20 isoform X1: protein MNGGPSGFNNAPVTRAFVIACALFTVFFGIQGRFNKLGLSYQDIFQNFRLWRLIVSGFAFSSAPELMFGLYLLYYFRVFERQIGSNKYSVFILFSITVSFLFEVLTLALLKDPAMKLTSGPYGLIFASFVPFYFDIPVSTRFRVFGVHFSDKSFIYLAGLQVLLISSLNRSLLPGMCGILAGSLYRPNFFRIRKAKFPEFITSFFSRLSLPSMGNPPAAPSRNVRGSIPSHAGRQAESNYSLPVPSTIEPPEDSIAMLVSMGFDRNSARQALVQARNDINAATNILLEAQPH, encoded by the exons ATGAACGGCGGCCCCTCTGGTTTTA ATAATGCTCCAGTCACGAGAGCGTTCGTCATCGCTTGTGCCCTCTTCACCGTCTTCTTTGGGATCCAAGGCCGCTTTAATAAGCTCGGGTTGTCATatcag GATATTTTCCAGAACTTTCGATTATGGAGGTTGATTGTGTCAGGTTTTGCCTTTTCATCTGCGCCAGAACTGATGTTTGGACTCTACCTGCTATATTACTTTAGGGTGTTTGAGAGGCAGATAGGTTCCAACAAGTACTCA GTATTCATATTGTTCTCTATAAcagtttcttttctctttgagGTCCTTACATTAGCACTGCTCAAAG ATCCTGCAATGAAACTCACGTCTGGACCATATGGTCTGATATTTGCTTCCTTCGTACCATTTTACTTTGACATTCCAGTTTCAACAAGGTTTCGTGTATTTGGAGTCCACTTCTCTGATAAGTCTTTCATATATCTTGCTGGTCTTCAGGTG CTTCTTATATCATCCTTGAACAGATCTTTATTGCCTGGGATGTGTGGCATCCTTGCTGGTTCTTTGTATCGTCCAAATTTTTTCCGCATCCGAAAAGCAAAG TTCCCCGAGTTCATCACTTCATTCTTTTCACGGCTTTCTTTGCCATCTATGGGGAATCCGCCTGCAGCACCAAGTAGGAATGTTCGTGGAAGTATTCCATCCCATGCTGGACGACAAGCAGAG AGTAACTACTCTTTGCCCGTGCCTTCTACCATAGAGCCACCGGAAGACTCCATTGCTATGCTGGTTTCTATGGGATTTGACAGGAACTCAGCCAGACAGGCGCTTGTGCAGGCTAGAAATGACATCAATGCTGCCACGAACATTCTTCTTGAAGCACAGCCCCATTAA
- the LOC102612379 gene encoding uncharacterized protein LOC102612379 isoform X2, with the protein MATVHKTQRPKAKTAARSPILILFICISAIVFLCVYSSQLSTNGFSFSKMTIRNLMKPKHKRHHTLHDKYLYWGSRIDCPGKNCDKCAGLGHQESSLRCALEEAMFLGRTFVMPSRMCINPIHNEKAIFHRSDDGNTEERWAGTTCAMDSLYDLELISETVPVILDNSKIWYHVLMTSMKLGARGVAHVEGVSRVNLNDNRRYSNLLLINRTASPLSWFMECKDRKNHSALMLPHSFLPSMAAEKLRDAADKIKALLVDYDSIHVRRGDRLKTRKDRYGVDRSLFPHLDRDTRPEAILCRIKNWVPPGRTLFIASNERTPGFFSSLAVRYNLAYSSNFSDILDLVVENNYQLFMVERLILVGARTFIKTYKEDDNDLSLTDDPKKNTKNWQIPVYTMEDQEC; encoded by the exons ATGGCGACAGTTCACAAAACGCAGAGGCCAAAAGCAAAAACGGCAGCCAGATCCCCAATTCTGATTCTCTTCATCTGCATATCCGCCATTGTATTTCTCTGCGTGTACTCCTCTCAGCTTTCAACAAACGGGTTCTCGTTCTCCAAAATGACCATAAGAAACCTGATGAAACCCAAGCACAAGAGGCATCACACTCTTCACGATAAGTACTTGTATTGGGGCAGCAGAATTGACTGTCCCGGTAAGAATTGCGATAAATGTGCGGGCCTCGGTCACCAAGAATCCAGCCTCCGGTGTGCGCTCGAAGAAGCCATGTTTTTGGGCAg AACATTTGTGATGCCTTCTAGGATGTGCATCAATCCCATACATAATGAGAAAGCAATCTTTCACCGTTCTGATGATGGAAATACGGAGGAAAG GTGGGCTGGTACTACTTGTGCTATGGATTCCCTGTACGATTTGGAGCTTATATCAGAAACTGTACCAGTAATTCtagataattcaaaaatttggTATCATGTGCTGATGACAAGTATGAAGCTGGGAGCTAGAGGGGTTGCTCATGTTGAAGGAGTTAGTCGGGTTAATCTCAATGATAATAGGCGCTACTCAAATCTCTTGCTCATAAACAGAACTGCAAGCCCTCTGTCGTG GTTTATGGAATGCAAGGATCGGAAAAACCATAGTGCTTTAATGCTGCCACATTCATTTCTCCCATCGATGGCAGCTGAAAAATTGAGAGATGCAGCAGATAAG ATAAAGGCGCTTCTTGTTGATTATGATTCCATCCATGTTCGTAGAGGGGATAGATTAAAAACCAGAAAGGACAGGTATGGGGTTGACAGGAGCCTATTTCCTCATCTGGACAGGGACACGCGTCCAGAGGCTATCCTTTGCAGGATAAAAAACTGGGTTCCACCCGGACGGACTCTTTTTATTGCTTCAAATGAGAGGACGCCTGGTTTTTTCTCCTCACTTGCTGTCAG ATACAACCTGGCATATTCCTCGAACTTTAGTGACATCCTGGATCTTGTGGTTGAGAATAACTATCAGTTATTCATGGTTGAGAGGcttatcttggtgggagccaGAACATTCATTAAAACATACAAGGAAGATGATAACGATCTCAGCCTCACTGATGATCCAAAGAAGAACACCAAGAACTGGCAAATACCTGTTTATACCATGGAAGATCAGGAATGCTGA
- the LOC102612683 gene encoding uncharacterized protein LOC102612683 — MPYLVREHLFIGNISDAADILQNGSSEITHMLSVLSSASISFFTEWRSSLTIPSKEIKKVYAGGSGDGGSGSVDDLGDGSRSCLSPTKLLYSLEYAGKDLKLVRMTVPIRDMESENLLDYLDVCFDFIDRSRKEGGVLVHCFAGVSRSAAIITAYLMRTEQLSSEGALESLRQSCESVCPNDGFLEQLKMFEEMGFKVNRGSPIYKRFRLKVLGDSYNRGEKIDSSKFGADPGLPVEVLSGVEAIPNGGDNRTPAYRCKKCRRVVALQENVVDHIPGEGETSFEWHKRKSGNRFNRSDESECSSIFVEPLRWMTAVEEGALEGKLSCAHCEARLGYFNWSGIQCSCGSWITPAFQLHKSRVDKSTV, encoded by the exons ATGCCATACCTTGTCCGTGAGCATCTATTCATTGGAAACATATCGGATGCAGCAGACATTCTCCAAAATGGTAGCTCTGAAATTACACATATGCTATCAGTTTTGAGCTCTGCATCCATATCATTTTTCACTGAATGGCGTAGCAGTCTTACGATCCCCTCCAAGGAGATTAAGAAGGTTTATGCTGGTGGATCCGGTGATGGTGGTTCGGGCTCTGTGGATGATCTAGGTGATGGGTCAAGAAGCTGTTTGTCCCCCACAAAACTCTTGTACTCATTGGAATATGCTGGCAAGGATTTGAAGCTGGTGAGAATGACTGTGCCTATAAGAGATATGGAAAGTGAGAATTTGTTGGATTATTTGGATGTATGTTTTGATTTCATTGATCGGAGTAGAAAGGAGGGGGGTGTTTTGGTTCATTGCTTTGCAGGAGTGTCCAGGAG TGCAGCTATCATTACAGCATATTTGATGAGAACTGAGCAACTATCTTCAGAAG GTGCACTTGAATCTCTACGGCAGAGCTGTGAGTCTGTTTGTCCCAATGATGGCTTTTTAGAACAG TTGAAAATGTTTGAAGAAATGGGCTTTAAGGTCAATCGTGGTAGCCCCATTTACAAGCGATTTCGCCTGAAAGTATTAG GTGATTCTTATAATCGTGGAGAGAAAATAGACAGTTCCAAATTTGGAGCTGATCCTGGCTTGCCAGTGGAAGTTTTGTCAGgagtagaagcaattccaaaTGGAGGAGATAATCGTACCCCTGCGTACCGGTGCAAGAAATGTCGAAGAGTTGTTGCCTTGCAGGAGAATGTCGTGGATCACATTCCTGGTGAGGGTGAGACATCCTTTGAGTGGCACAAGCGGAAAAGTGGCAATCGTTTTAACAGATCTGATGAGTCTGAGTGTTCTTCTATATTCGTTGAGCCCCTTCGGTGGATGACAGCAG TTGAAGAGGGTGCATTGGAGGGAAAGTTATCCTGTGCCCATTGTGAAGCACGCTTGGGTTACTTCAATTGGTCGGGCATACAATGCAGTTGTGGAAGCTGGATCACCCCAGCTTTCCAGCTCCATAAAAGCCGTGTGGACAAGAGCACCGTCTAA
- the LOC102612077 gene encoding CDPK-related kinase 7, with protein MGLCHGKPVENSQNRSQNEALPYENEPQPNSQKSKTSNFPFYSPSPLPSLFKNSPAIPSVNSTPLRFFKRPFPPPSPAKHIRSLLARRHGSVKPNEASIPEGNESDIGLDKNFGFSKQFVAHYELGEEVGRGHFGYTCSAKAKKGSLKGQDVAVKVIPKSKMTTAIAIEDVRREVKILRALTGHKNLVQFYDAYEDDDNIYIVMELCKGGELLDRILSRGGKYSEEDAKIVMVQILSVVAFCHFQGVVHRDLKPENFLFTSKEENSSLKAIDFGLSDYVKPDERLNDIVGSAYYVAPEVLHRSYGTEADMWSIGVIAYILLCGSRPFWARTESGIFRAVLKADPSFDEAPWPSLSPEAIDFVKRLLNKDYRKRLTAAQALSHPWLANSHDVKIPSDMIVYKLIKAYISSSSLRKAALGALAKTLTVPQLAYLREQFTLLAPNKNGFISMQNYKMAVSKNSTDAMKDSRVLDYVNMIGSLQYRKLDFEEFCAAAISVHQLEGMETWEQHARHAYDLFDKDGNRPIMIEELASELGLSPSVPVHVVLQDWIRHSDGKLSFLGFVRLLHGVSSRTFQKA; from the exons ATGGGACTCTGTCATGGAAAACCAGTTGAAAACTCACAAAACAGATCACAAAACGAAGCACTCCCTTATGAAAACGAACCTCAGCCAAATTCCCAGAAATcaaaaacatcaaattttccattttacaGCCCAAGTCCACTACCAAGTCTCTTCAAGAACTCACCAGCAATACCAAGTGTAAATTCAACTCCTTTGCGCTTTTTCAAGCGCCCATTTCCTCCTCCTTCGCCTGCAAAGCATATCCGTTCATTGCTTGCAAGGAGGCATGGTTCTGTGAAGCCTAATGAGGCCTCAATTCCTGAAGGAAATGAAAGTGATATTGGTTTGGATAAGAATTTTGGATTTTCAAAGCAGTTCGTTGCTCATTATGAGCTTGGAGAAGAAGTGGGGCGTGGGCATTTTGGATATACTTGCTCTGCCAAGGCTAAAAAAGGAAGTTTGAAAGGCCAGGATGTGGCTGTCAAAGTTATTCCTAAGTCTAAG ATGACTACTGCAATTGCCATCGAGGATGTGAGACGAGAAGTGAAGATATTGCGAGCTCTTACAGGGCATAAGAACCTTGTGCAGTTCTATGATGCTTATGAAGATGATGACAACATTTACATAGTAATGGA ATTGTGCAAAGGTGGCGAGCTATTGGATAGAATACTTTCAAG GGGTGGAAAATATTCAGAAGAAGACGCAAAGATTGTTATGGTTCAAATTTTGAGTGTGGTAGCGTTTTGTCATTTCCAAGGTGTGGTCCACCGTGATCTCAAGCCAGAG aattttctttttacttctAAGGAAGAGAATTCATCCCTGAAGGCCATTGATTTTGGACTCTCTGACTATGTAAAGCCAG ATGAAAGGCTGAATGACATAGTAGGGAGTGCATATTATGTAGCTCCTGAAGTACTACATCGATCATATGGCACTGAAGCTGACATGTGGAGTATTGGTGTCATTGCTTATATTCTGTTATGTGGAAGCCGTCCTTTTTGGGCTAGAACTGAATCTGGAATCTTTCGAGCTGTCCTTAAAGCAGATCCAAGCTTTGACGAAGCCCCTTGGCCTTCTTTATCCCCTGAGGCGATTGATTTTGTGAAGAGATTATTAAACAAGGACTACCGCAAGAGACTAACTGCTGCTCAGGCGCTGA GTCATCCATGGCTGGCCAATTCTCATGATGTGAAGATACCATCAGATATGATTGTATACAAGCTCATAAAGGCTTATATTAGCTCGTCTTCTCTACGTAAAGCAGCACTGGGG GCTCTTGCAAAGACATTAACAGTGCCTCAGCTTGCTTACCTCCGGGAACAATTTACGTTATTGGCGCCAAACAAGAATGGATTCATTTCTATGCAGAACTATAAAATG GCAGTGTCGAAGAACTCCACTGACGCAATGAAAGACTCACGGGTTTTAGACTATGTTAACATG ATTGGTTCTCTCCAATATAGAAAACttgattttgaagaattttgtGCTGCTGCCATAAGTGTGCATCAGCTGGAAGGAATGGAGACTTGGGAGCAACATGCAAGACATGCCTatgatttatttgataaagatGGCAACAGACCCATAATGATTGAAGAACTTGCCTCG GAGCTGGGACTCAGCCCATCAGTACCTGTTCACGTTGTTCTCCAAGACTGGATAAGACACTCAGATGGCAAGCTTAGTTTCTTGGGGTTCGTTAGACTTCTACATGGGGTCTCCTCTCGCACATTTCAGAAAGCTTGA
- the LOC102613677 gene encoding F-box protein At2g32560-like, translated as MLFFLISCFSVILLSKSLAKPPMKSDWRLLSPWFWRELSSFLVSWFQKGGLVIRPLKQKMSFGSKPANTEKEKISLLDLPDLTLECILEKLSPAGLCNMAGVCSSLRDRCTSDRLWEKHMKQKWGRVIGDVAKREWQWHLVSRQRSSLMNNKKQTGFFWSLYSCWPFSWSERKTESNTEPRSSLPVDSIMAWYVSLESGKFWFPAQVYNRENGHVGFMLSCYDAQLSYDSRTDTFRARYSPHGRRMVEENISWDRLRAPAVDTPSHVLHNSDCLHDLKPGDHIEIQWRRNKEFPYGWWYGVVGHLESCGRNEHHCLCFYKDTVVLEFNQYPTGSRWRQMMINRKDHREVGNEADGFYGGIRKIYKEEEISMWKSLWPRHALE; from the exons ATGCTTTTCTTCTTGATTTCTTGTTTCTCTGTCATATTACTATCAAAGTCTTTGGCTAAACCACCGATGAAGAGTGATTGGAGATTGTTGTCTCCATGGTTTTGGAGGGAATTATCAAGCTTTTTGGTTTCGTGGTTTCAAAAAGGCGGCCTTGTCATTAGGCCATTGAAGCAGAAGATGAGTTTTGGATCAAAACCTGCAAATAcggagaaagagaaaatttccCTCTTGGATTTGCCTGATTTAACCTTGGAATGCATTCTTGAGAAGCTTTCACCAGCTGGTTTGTGTAACATGGCTGGAGTTTGCAGTTCTCTTCGAGATAGATGTACAAGTGATCGTTTGTGGGAGAAACACATGAAGCAGAAATGGGGGAGAGTTATTGGTGATGTTGCCAAAAGAGAATGGCAATGGCACTTGGTCTCAAGACAGAGATCAAGCCTTATGAATAACAAGAAACAAACAGGATTTTTCTGGTCTCTCTATAGCTGTTGGCCTTTTTCTTGGAGTGAACGAAAGACGGAGAGCAATACTGAGCCGAGAAGTTCATTACCAGTTGATTCAATCATGGCTTGGTATGTTTCTCTTGAAAGTGGCAAATTCTGGTTCCCAGCTCAGGTCTATAACCGTGag AATGGGCATGTTGGGTTTATGCTGTCTTGTTACGATGCTCAGCTCAGCTATGATTCCCGGACAGATACTTTTCGGGCAAG GTACTCACCCCATGGACGACGAATGGTAGAGGAAAATATATCCTGGGATAGGCTGAGAGCACCAGCAGTTGATACTCCTTCACATGTTCTTCACAACTCAGATTGTTTACATGACTTAAAGCCTGGTGACCACATTGAGATCCAGTGGAGAAGAAACAAAGAATTTCCTTATG GTTGGTGGTACGGTGTTGTTGGGCACTTGGAATCATGTGGTAGAAATGAACATCACTGCCTTTGCTTCTATAAGG ATACGGTGGTTTTGGAGTTTAACCAGTACCCGACTGGCTCAAGATGGAGGCAAATGATGATTAACAGGAAGGATCATCGGGAAGTAGGCAATGAAGCTGATGGATTTTATGGAGGAATCAGAAAGATTTACAAAGAGGAGGAGATATCAATGTGGAAGAGCCTGTGGCCAAGACATGCCTTGGAATAG
- the LOC102612379 gene encoding uncharacterized protein LOC102612379 isoform X1, with protein MATVHKTQRPKAKTAARSPILILFICISAIVFLCVYSSQLSTNGFSFSKMTIRNLMKPKHKRHHTLHDKYLYWGSRIDCPGKNCDKCAGLGHQESSLRCALEEAMFLGRTFVMPSRMCINPIHNEKAIFHRSDDGNTEERWAGTTCAMDSLYDLELISETVPVILDNSKIWYHVLMTSMKLGARGVAHVEGVSRVNLNDNRRYSNLLLINRTASPLSWFMECKDRKNHSALMLPHSFLPSMAAEKLRDAADKKKKKMFWGGGTTMVIKALLVDYDSIHVRRGDRLKTRKDRYGVDRSLFPHLDRDTRPEAILCRIKNWVPPGRTLFIASNERTPGFFSSLAVRYNLAYSSNFSDILDLVVENNYQLFMVERLILVGARTFIKTYKEDDNDLSLTDDPKKNTKNWQIPVYTMEDQEC; from the exons ATGGCGACAGTTCACAAAACGCAGAGGCCAAAAGCAAAAACGGCAGCCAGATCCCCAATTCTGATTCTCTTCATCTGCATATCCGCCATTGTATTTCTCTGCGTGTACTCCTCTCAGCTTTCAACAAACGGGTTCTCGTTCTCCAAAATGACCATAAGAAACCTGATGAAACCCAAGCACAAGAGGCATCACACTCTTCACGATAAGTACTTGTATTGGGGCAGCAGAATTGACTGTCCCGGTAAGAATTGCGATAAATGTGCGGGCCTCGGTCACCAAGAATCCAGCCTCCGGTGTGCGCTCGAAGAAGCCATGTTTTTGGGCAg AACATTTGTGATGCCTTCTAGGATGTGCATCAATCCCATACATAATGAGAAAGCAATCTTTCACCGTTCTGATGATGGAAATACGGAGGAAAG GTGGGCTGGTACTACTTGTGCTATGGATTCCCTGTACGATTTGGAGCTTATATCAGAAACTGTACCAGTAATTCtagataattcaaaaatttggTATCATGTGCTGATGACAAGTATGAAGCTGGGAGCTAGAGGGGTTGCTCATGTTGAAGGAGTTAGTCGGGTTAATCTCAATGATAATAGGCGCTACTCAAATCTCTTGCTCATAAACAGAACTGCAAGCCCTCTGTCGTG GTTTATGGAATGCAAGGATCGGAAAAACCATAGTGCTTTAATGCTGCCACATTCATTTCTCCCATCGATGGCAGCTGAAAAATTGAGAGATGCAGCAGATAAG aagaagaagaagatgtttTGGGGTGGGGGGACGACAATGGTG ATAAAGGCGCTTCTTGTTGATTATGATTCCATCCATGTTCGTAGAGGGGATAGATTAAAAACCAGAAAGGACAGGTATGGGGTTGACAGGAGCCTATTTCCTCATCTGGACAGGGACACGCGTCCAGAGGCTATCCTTTGCAGGATAAAAAACTGGGTTCCACCCGGACGGACTCTTTTTATTGCTTCAAATGAGAGGACGCCTGGTTTTTTCTCCTCACTTGCTGTCAG ATACAACCTGGCATATTCCTCGAACTTTAGTGACATCCTGGATCTTGTGGTTGAGAATAACTATCAGTTATTCATGGTTGAGAGGcttatcttggtgggagccaGAACATTCATTAAAACATACAAGGAAGATGATAACGATCTCAGCCTCACTGATGATCCAAAGAAGAACACCAAGAACTGGCAAATACCTGTTTATACCATGGAAGATCAGGAATGCTGA
- the LOC102612986 gene encoding rhomboid-like protein 20 isoform X2, with product MNGGPSGFNNAPVTRAFVIACALFTVFFGIQGRFNKLGLSYQDIFQNFRLWRLIVSGFAFSSAPELMFGLYLLYYFRVFERQIGSNKYSVFILFSITVSFLFEVLTLALLKDPAMKLTSGPYGLIFASFVPFYFDIPVSTRFRVFGVHFSDKSFIYLAGLQLLISSLNRSLLPGMCGILAGSLYRPNFFRIRKAKFPEFITSFFSRLSLPSMGNPPAAPSRNVRGSIPSHAGRQAESNYSLPVPSTIEPPEDSIAMLVSMGFDRNSARQALVQARNDINAATNILLEAQPH from the exons ATGAACGGCGGCCCCTCTGGTTTTA ATAATGCTCCAGTCACGAGAGCGTTCGTCATCGCTTGTGCCCTCTTCACCGTCTTCTTTGGGATCCAAGGCCGCTTTAATAAGCTCGGGTTGTCATatcag GATATTTTCCAGAACTTTCGATTATGGAGGTTGATTGTGTCAGGTTTTGCCTTTTCATCTGCGCCAGAACTGATGTTTGGACTCTACCTGCTATATTACTTTAGGGTGTTTGAGAGGCAGATAGGTTCCAACAAGTACTCA GTATTCATATTGTTCTCTATAAcagtttcttttctctttgagGTCCTTACATTAGCACTGCTCAAAG ATCCTGCAATGAAACTCACGTCTGGACCATATGGTCTGATATTTGCTTCCTTCGTACCATTTTACTTTGACATTCCAGTTTCAACAAGGTTTCGTGTATTTGGAGTCCACTTCTCTGATAAGTCTTTCATATATCTTGCTGGTCTTCAG CTTCTTATATCATCCTTGAACAGATCTTTATTGCCTGGGATGTGTGGCATCCTTGCTGGTTCTTTGTATCGTCCAAATTTTTTCCGCATCCGAAAAGCAAAG TTCCCCGAGTTCATCACTTCATTCTTTTCACGGCTTTCTTTGCCATCTATGGGGAATCCGCCTGCAGCACCAAGTAGGAATGTTCGTGGAAGTATTCCATCCCATGCTGGACGACAAGCAGAG AGTAACTACTCTTTGCCCGTGCCTTCTACCATAGAGCCACCGGAAGACTCCATTGCTATGCTGGTTTCTATGGGATTTGACAGGAACTCAGCCAGACAGGCGCTTGTGCAGGCTAGAAATGACATCAATGCTGCCACGAACATTCTTCTTGAAGCACAGCCCCATTAA
- the LOC102612986 gene encoding rhomboid-like protein 20 isoform X3, giving the protein MNGGPSGFNNAPVTRAFVIACALFTVFFGIQGRFNKLGLSYQVFILFSITVSFLFEVLTLALLKDPAMKLTSGPYGLIFASFVPFYFDIPVSTRFRVFGVHFSDKSFIYLAGLQVLLISSLNRSLLPGMCGILAGSLYRPNFFRIRKAKFPEFITSFFSRLSLPSMGNPPAAPSRNVRGSIPSHAGRQAESNYSLPVPSTIEPPEDSIAMLVSMGFDRNSARQALVQARNDINAATNILLEAQPH; this is encoded by the exons ATGAACGGCGGCCCCTCTGGTTTTA ATAATGCTCCAGTCACGAGAGCGTTCGTCATCGCTTGTGCCCTCTTCACCGTCTTCTTTGGGATCCAAGGCCGCTTTAATAAGCTCGGGTTGTCATatcag GTATTCATATTGTTCTCTATAAcagtttcttttctctttgagGTCCTTACATTAGCACTGCTCAAAG ATCCTGCAATGAAACTCACGTCTGGACCATATGGTCTGATATTTGCTTCCTTCGTACCATTTTACTTTGACATTCCAGTTTCAACAAGGTTTCGTGTATTTGGAGTCCACTTCTCTGATAAGTCTTTCATATATCTTGCTGGTCTTCAGGTG CTTCTTATATCATCCTTGAACAGATCTTTATTGCCTGGGATGTGTGGCATCCTTGCTGGTTCTTTGTATCGTCCAAATTTTTTCCGCATCCGAAAAGCAAAG TTCCCCGAGTTCATCACTTCATTCTTTTCACGGCTTTCTTTGCCATCTATGGGGAATCCGCCTGCAGCACCAAGTAGGAATGTTCGTGGAAGTATTCCATCCCATGCTGGACGACAAGCAGAG AGTAACTACTCTTTGCCCGTGCCTTCTACCATAGAGCCACCGGAAGACTCCATTGCTATGCTGGTTTCTATGGGATTTGACAGGAACTCAGCCAGACAGGCGCTTGTGCAGGCTAGAAATGACATCAATGCTGCCACGAACATTCTTCTTGAAGCACAGCCCCATTAA